In a genomic window of Nodosilinea sp. PGN35:
- a CDS encoding efflux RND transporter permease subunit: MLNSILKWSIAQRWLVVIGAIVVTFLGIYNLTQMPLDVFPDFAPPQVEIQTEAPGLAPEEVESLITLPIESAVNGTPGVETVRSSSAVSISVVRVIFRWGTDVYQARQLVTERLQQVQERLPEGVGIPQISPISSPIGTILMYAFTAETTPLMEVRRLVDRDVINRLLAVPGISQVIAYGGDVRQYQVLVDPERLVAFDVSLQEVAEAAEAANVNAAGGFLNTPDQELIIRGVGRLDSIEQLQESVVAARDGRPVKLQDVADVQIGAALQRGDGSVGGQRAVVMVVNKQPLNDTPTVTRAVEAAMEELKAALPEDVVVTETFLQENFIEASVENVLGSLRDGIIIVSVILLLFLMNWRTAVITLSAIPLSILVGMIILNAFGQGINTMTLGGLAVAIGSVVDDSIVDMENAYRGLRKNQLAGTPEHPFKVVYDTSVEVRVSVIFSTVIIAVVFAPIFSLTGVEGRIFAPMGVAYLVSIFASTLVAMTLSPALCAILLARCPLPSDETWVSRSSQRLYRPALRFVMARAKLVLAIAMAALVASLVVFSSLGRVFLPEFQEPSLVNAMLLYPGSSLAATNEAGLAMQEALKDDPRFATVQLRAGRAPGDADAGGVNLGHLDVELSEAGLRDREASIETIREEFARIPGIAPSVGGFITHRMDEVLSGVRSAIAIKIFGPDLDQLRTIGSDVEAAIRDIDGLVDLQLEPQVPIRQVQIQFDRPAAARYGLTVGQIAGVVETALNGRVVSQVLEQQQLFDLLVWLKDDARNNLEAISNLLIDTPVGQKIPLAQVARIDYGTGPNTINRENVSRLIVVSANVAGRDLGSVIDAIQDRVSASVALPSGYYIQYGGQFESEQRASRNLLVFGGLAIVVISVLMYFAVKSVLGMVMIMVNLPLALVGGIASIALGGGIVSVASLVGFITLFGVATRNGLLLVDNYNTKLAQGMPLRQVIVEGSSERLVAILMTALTSALGMVPLVLGSGAGKEILQPLAVVVLGGLFTSTALTLLVLPALYSLFGRHLVPKVANPLTSTEFEPEPRDTALVQ, from the coding sequence ATGCTAAATAGTATTTTGAAGTGGTCGATCGCCCAGCGGTGGCTGGTGGTCATTGGGGCGATCGTGGTGACGTTTCTGGGGATCTACAACCTCACCCAAATGCCGCTGGACGTGTTTCCCGACTTTGCGCCTCCCCAGGTGGAAATTCAGACCGAAGCGCCAGGGTTGGCCCCGGAAGAGGTTGAGTCACTCATTACCCTGCCGATCGAGAGTGCCGTTAACGGCACCCCTGGGGTAGAGACGGTGCGATCGTCTTCAGCGGTCAGCATTTCGGTCGTAAGGGTAATTTTTCGGTGGGGTACCGATGTTTACCAGGCGCGGCAGCTGGTAACCGAGCGGCTTCAGCAGGTGCAGGAGAGGCTGCCGGAGGGGGTAGGCATTCCCCAAATTTCGCCGATTTCGTCACCCATCGGCACGATCTTAATGTATGCGTTTACGGCAGAAACTACTCCTCTGATGGAGGTGCGGCGACTGGTGGATCGCGATGTGATTAATCGGCTGCTGGCTGTGCCCGGTATTTCCCAAGTGATTGCCTACGGCGGCGATGTGCGCCAGTACCAGGTGCTGGTTGACCCAGAGCGGCTGGTGGCCTTTGATGTTTCGCTGCAAGAGGTGGCCGAAGCCGCTGAGGCGGCCAATGTCAATGCCGCAGGTGGATTCCTCAACACTCCCGACCAGGAGCTGATTATTCGCGGTGTAGGACGGCTCGACTCGATCGAGCAACTGCAAGAGTCGGTGGTAGCCGCCCGAGATGGCCGCCCCGTCAAGCTGCAAGATGTCGCTGATGTTCAGATCGGAGCCGCGCTTCAGCGGGGCGACGGCAGTGTGGGGGGCCAGCGGGCGGTGGTGATGGTGGTCAACAAGCAACCCCTCAACGATACCCCCACCGTCACGCGGGCGGTAGAAGCCGCCATGGAAGAACTCAAAGCAGCTCTACCTGAGGATGTTGTTGTCACCGAAACCTTTCTGCAGGAGAACTTCATCGAGGCCTCGGTCGAAAACGTGCTGGGTTCCCTGCGAGACGGCATTATTATCGTCTCGGTTATTTTGCTGCTGTTCTTGATGAACTGGCGTACGGCGGTGATTACGCTGAGCGCCATTCCGCTGTCGATTTTGGTGGGCATGATTATTCTCAATGCCTTTGGCCAGGGCATTAACACGATGACCCTGGGCGGGTTAGCGGTTGCCATTGGCTCAGTGGTCGATGACTCGATTGTGGATATGGAGAACGCCTATCGCGGGCTGCGCAAAAACCAGCTGGCAGGCACCCCAGAACACCCGTTTAAGGTGGTCTACGACACATCGGTCGAGGTGCGGGTGAGCGTTATTTTTTCCACCGTCATTATTGCGGTGGTGTTTGCCCCTATCTTTAGCCTGACGGGGGTAGAGGGCCGGATTTTTGCTCCGATGGGGGTGGCTTACCTGGTGTCGATTTTTGCTTCTACCCTGGTAGCCATGACGCTCTCCCCCGCGCTCTGCGCCATCTTGCTGGCCCGCTGCCCGCTGCCAAGTGATGAAACCTGGGTTAGCAGGTCTTCTCAGCGGCTGTATCGACCAGCGTTGCGGTTTGTCATGGCTCGCGCCAAACTGGTGTTGGCTATTGCGATGGCGGCTTTGGTGGCGTCGCTGGTGGTGTTTTCGAGTCTGGGGCGGGTGTTTTTACCCGAGTTTCAGGAGCCATCGCTGGTAAATGCGATGCTGCTATATCCAGGATCGTCTCTGGCGGCCACCAACGAGGCGGGTTTGGCGATGCAAGAAGCGCTGAAAGACGACCCCCGTTTTGCGACGGTGCAGCTGCGGGCGGGGAGAGCGCCGGGGGATGCCGACGCGGGTGGGGTCAATTTGGGCCACCTAGATGTGGAGCTGAGCGAAGCGGGATTGCGCGATCGCGAGGCATCGATCGAAACCATTCGCGAAGAGTTTGCCCGTATTCCCGGCATTGCCCCCAGCGTGGGCGGATTTATTACCCACCGTATGGACGAGGTGCTGTCGGGGGTGAGAAGTGCGATCGCCATCAAAATCTTTGGCCCCGACCTCGACCAGCTCCGTACCATCGGCAGCGATGTGGAAGCCGCTATTCGCGATATCGATGGCCTGGTCGATCTGCAACTAGAGCCCCAGGTGCCCATCCGCCAAGTGCAGATTCAGTTCGATCGGCCCGCAGCGGCCCGCTACGGCCTGACCGTAGGGCAGATCGCGGGCGTGGTCGAAACGGCGCTCAATGGGCGCGTAGTCTCCCAGGTGCTGGAGCAGCAGCAGCTCTTTGACCTGCTGGTTTGGCTCAAAGATGACGCCCGCAACAACCTAGAGGCGATTAGTAACCTGCTGATCGATACCCCGGTGGGCCAAAAAATTCCCCTGGCCCAGGTGGCCCGCATTGACTACGGCACTGGGCCAAACACCATCAATCGCGAAAATGTCTCTCGCCTGATTGTGGTATCGGCCAACGTTGCGGGGCGCGACTTGGGCTCGGTGATAGACGCGATTCAAGATCGCGTTAGCGCCTCTGTAGCGCTGCCGTCAGGGTACTACATTCAGTACGGTGGGCAGTTTGAGTCAGAGCAGCGGGCCAGCCGCAACCTGCTGGTGTTTGGCGGACTGGCGATCGTTGTCATCTCGGTGCTGATGTACTTTGCGGTTAAATCAGTGCTGGGCATGGTGATGATTATGGTCAATCTGCCCCTGGCACTGGTAGGGGGCATTGCCTCCATCGCATTAGGGGGCGGCATCGTGTCAGTGGCATCGCTGGTCGGTTTTATTACCTTGTTTGGGGTAGCCACCCGCAACGGCCTGCTGCTGGTTGACAACTACAACACCAAACTGGCCCAGGGCATGCCCCTGCGCCAGGTAATCGTCGAAGGCTCCTCAGAGCGGCTGGTGGCTATTCTCATGACAGCCCTCACCTCAGCCCTGGGTATGGTGCCCCTGGTGCTGGGCAGCGGCGCGGGCAAGGAAATTTTGCAGCCCCTAGCTGTGGTCGTCTTGGGTGGCCTGTTTACCTCAACGGCGCTGACACTCCTGGTACTACCAGCGCTCTACTCTTTGTTTGGGCGGCATTTGGTTCCCAAGGTGGCAAACCCTCTGACGTCTACCGAGTTTGAACCCGAGCCCCGAGATACTGCTTTGGTGCAGTAA
- a CDS encoding multicopper oxidase family protein, whose protein sequence is MRSIKRREFLGLGAGATAAILLSQCSKTLQGSTASPALLQGRVVNSQGGLLSLDLEAGVQPVLVGDLRANLLTFNGQLPGPRLEAKPGDTVQIRFANRLNQPTNLHYHGLHVTPQGNADNVFLSVPPGERLTYEFTLPADHPAGTFWYHPHHHGHVAEQLFGGLAGLFIIRGELDEIPEIKAAQEAFMVFQDFDVTNTGAIAAPDMMARMMGREGPLITINGQLNPELSLAQGGLLRLRLLNASPSRFYRLQLEGHSLQLIATDGGAIAAPVELSELLLAPGERAEVLVQGNREPGQYRLLNLPYDRGGIMMMGDGGMGDMNHSMEGGGMGGMMHQGSSASPQTLATVTYRGSVAALPLPQRLGTVELLPNPTLSRRIELDMAMGSGMSMAFLFNGKTFDAQRIDINPKLNTVEEWELVNIDSDRMDHPFHLHVNPFQVISRNGQPEPYQAWKDTVLVKGNETVRIRIPFRTFTGKTVYHCHILDHEDLGMMGTVNIQPA, encoded by the coding sequence ATGCGCTCTATCAAACGACGAGAGTTTTTGGGTCTGGGGGCAGGAGCCACGGCAGCTATCCTGCTCTCTCAGTGTTCTAAAACACTACAAGGTTCTACTGCCAGCCCTGCGCTGCTGCAAGGGCGCGTTGTCAACAGCCAGGGAGGATTACTGAGCCTTGATTTGGAGGCAGGGGTTCAGCCGGTTTTGGTGGGCGATCTCAGAGCTAACCTCCTGACCTTCAACGGTCAACTGCCTGGCCCCCGGCTAGAGGCCAAACCGGGTGATACGGTGCAGATTCGCTTTGCCAACCGACTTAATCAACCCACCAACCTGCACTACCACGGGCTGCACGTTACCCCCCAGGGCAATGCTGACAATGTCTTTCTAAGCGTGCCTCCAGGGGAGCGTTTGACCTACGAGTTTACCCTTCCCGCCGATCATCCAGCGGGCACGTTTTGGTACCATCCCCATCACCACGGCCACGTGGCTGAACAGCTGTTTGGCGGGCTGGCCGGGCTGTTTATTATCCGGGGCGAGCTAGACGAGATTCCTGAAATCAAAGCCGCTCAAGAAGCCTTTATGGTGTTTCAAGATTTTGATGTTACCAACACCGGGGCGATCGCCGCTCCCGATATGATGGCCCGCATGATGGGCCGCGAAGGCCCGCTGATCACCATCAACGGGCAGCTCAACCCTGAGCTGTCCTTGGCCCAGGGCGGGCTGCTGCGGCTGAGGCTGTTAAATGCGTCTCCGTCTCGATTTTATCGTTTGCAGCTAGAGGGCCATAGCCTACAGCTGATAGCAACAGATGGGGGTGCGATCGCCGCCCCCGTCGAACTCTCCGAACTGCTGCTAGCTCCTGGCGAACGGGCGGAGGTACTGGTACAGGGCAACCGCGAACCGGGTCAGTACCGCCTACTCAATCTCCCCTACGATCGCGGCGGCATAATGATGATGGGGGACGGTGGCATGGGCGACATGAACCACAGCATGGAGGGCGGTGGCATGGGTGGCATGATGCACCAGGGCAGCTCCGCCTCTCCCCAAACCCTAGCGACGGTGACCTATCGTGGTTCGGTCGCCGCCCTGCCGCTGCCCCAGCGATTGGGCACAGTCGAGCTATTGCCCAACCCAACCCTCAGCCGTCGCATTGAACTCGATATGGCTATGGGGTCGGGGATGTCTATGGCATTCCTATTCAACGGCAAAACCTTTGATGCCCAGCGCATCGACATCAACCCCAAACTCAATACTGTCGAAGAATGGGAACTGGTCAACATCGATTCTGACCGGATGGATCACCCCTTTCACTTACATGTCAACCCGTTTCAAGTCATTAGCCGCAACGGACAGCCTGAACCTTATCAGGCTTGGAAAGACACGGTACTGGTGAAAGGTAACGAAACCGTGCGCATCCGCATTCCGTTCCGCACATTCACAGGTAAAACGGTTTACCACTGTCATATCCTCGACCACGAAGATTTGGGCATGATGGGCACTGTGAATATTCAGCCCGCTTAG
- a CDS encoding four-helix bundle copper-binding protein: MLLNRENYQSSFDKAMACAVECEHCAEACMGNPSMMKCARMCLDTGDSCRTLATFMVRGSYFIAPMAKACAEICDTCASECEKHDAEHCKKCAQACREAAATYRQIAEAAMARA, encoded by the coding sequence ATGCTGCTAAATCGCGAAAACTACCAGTCTAGTTTTGACAAAGCTATGGCCTGCGCTGTGGAGTGTGAGCACTGCGCTGAAGCCTGTATGGGCAACCCCAGCATGATGAAATGCGCTCGTATGTGCTTAGATACCGGCGACAGCTGCCGCACCTTGGCCACTTTCATGGTGCGAGGATCTTACTTTATTGCGCCTATGGCAAAAGCCTGTGCAGAAATCTGTGACACCTGCGCCAGCGAATGTGAGAAGCACGACGCCGAACACTGCAAGAAGTGTGCCCAAGCCTGCCGTGAGGCGGCAGCTACCTATCGTCAAATTGCTGAGGCGGCGATGGCAAGGGCCTAA
- a CDS encoding DUF305 domain-containing protein, protein MRGAYVRFFAMIGTSIVVMFFLMYLHSYQILDHAWFSETRVFMALIMGAAMMVIMLSYMLHMYKSRSANVAIYVSAIVLFGAALWLVRSQVTVSDVDYMEGMIPHHSIAILTSERAQIQDLRVRELADSIIEAQRREINEMEWLISDIRDNGLVTAQAELEARPLPDFTAAPE, encoded by the coding sequence ATGAGAGGTGCTTACGTCCGGTTCTTCGCCATGATTGGCACCTCAATTGTGGTGATGTTTTTCTTGATGTATCTGCACTCCTATCAAATTCTCGATCACGCCTGGTTTAGCGAAACGCGGGTATTCATGGCCCTGATTATGGGAGCCGCGATGATGGTAATCATGCTGTCGTACATGCTGCACATGTATAAAAGCCGCAGCGCCAATGTAGCCATCTACGTGAGCGCCATTGTATTGTTCGGAGCGGCCCTCTGGTTGGTGCGCAGTCAGGTAACGGTGAGCGATGTAGACTACATGGAAGGTATGATTCCTCACCACTCAATTGCCATCTTGACCAGCGAGCGAGCCCAGATCCAAGATCTGCGGGTGCGCGAACTGGCCGATAGCATCATCGAGGCCCAGCGCCGAGAGATCAACGAGATGGAATGGCTAATTTCTGACATTCGAGACAACGGTTTGGTTACTGCACAAGCTGAGTTAGAAGCAAGACCGTTGCCAGACTTCACAGCAGCTCCCGAATAG
- a CDS encoding isoprenylcysteine carboxylmethyltransferase family protein, producing MNNAPAYGLWSLVMINSLVFIIFAVSFTKPKSARDWRSFGVFSAFIVALFTEMYGIPVTVYLLSGWLQSRYPSLDPLSHDAGHLWWTILGLGGNPHFNPIHLLSNLVVLSGFILLSSAWRVLYGAQQNHQLAITGPYSRLRHPQYDAFVLIMFGFLLQWPTILTLPMFPFLVWMYVRLAHQEEREALTEFGEEYAQYAARVPAFFPHFGAADRQGEDFPHV from the coding sequence ATGAATAACGCTCCTGCCTATGGCCTTTGGTCGTTAGTGATGATTAATTCTCTAGTGTTCATCATTTTTGCGGTTAGCTTTACGAAGCCAAAGAGTGCTCGTGATTGGCGATCGTTTGGGGTATTTTCTGCCTTCATCGTCGCGCTTTTCACCGAAATGTATGGCATTCCTGTCACCGTCTATCTGCTTTCAGGCTGGCTACAGAGCCGCTATCCTAGCTTAGACCCTCTATCCCACGATGCCGGACATCTCTGGTGGACAATTTTAGGACTCGGAGGCAACCCTCACTTTAATCCCATTCACCTGCTTAGCAATTTAGTAGTTTTGAGTGGGTTCATCCTGTTATCTTCTGCTTGGAGAGTACTCTATGGGGCGCAGCAAAACCATCAGCTTGCGATCACCGGCCCCTACTCAAGGTTGCGACATCCTCAATATGATGCATTTGTCTTGATCATGTTTGGCTTCTTGCTGCAATGGCCCACTATTCTCACGCTGCCGATGTTTCCCTTTTTAGTCTGGATGTATGTCCGTTTAGCCCATCAAGAAGAGCGTGAAGCCTTGACGGAATTTGGCGAGGAATATGCTCAGTATGCGGCCAGGGTACCTGCCTTTTTCCCACATTTTGGTGCCGCTGACAGGCAAGGTGAAGACTTCCCACATGTGTAA
- a CDS encoding DUF2933 domain-containing protein, whose amino-acid sequence MTNDSSTSFRWQSPSGIALLVFLGIAAFFLFTEHLAHIIPVLPWLFLLACPLMHVFMHGSPGGHHGHSRHNLPQGDEK is encoded by the coding sequence ATGACCAACGACTCTTCGACAAGTTTTCGGTGGCAATCTCCGTCTGGGATTGCGCTGCTAGTATTTTTAGGAATTGCCGCGTTCTTTCTATTCACCGAGCATCTCGCTCACATTATTCCTGTGTTGCCGTGGCTGTTTCTATTGGCCTGCCCCTTAATGCATGTTTTTATGCACGGTAGCCCCGGAGGACATCACGGGCATAGCCGTCACAATTTGCCTCAAGGAGATGAGAAATGA
- a CDS encoding heavy-metal-associated domain-containing protein has protein sequence MHISTLEIEGMMCSGCGEIIERAAKKIPGIEKCTVEFSKSQATVVYDPQLVTMETVQRALAGAGYSTQVVENSSVA, from the coding sequence ATGCATATTAGCACGCTCGAAATAGAAGGAATGATGTGCAGTGGATGTGGCGAAATTATTGAGAGGGCAGCCAAAAAAATTCCTGGCATTGAAAAATGCACAGTCGAGTTTTCCAAAAGTCAGGCTACGGTTGTTTACGATCCTCAATTGGTGACCATGGAAACTGTGCAGAGGGCTCTGGCAGGGGCTGGATATAGTACCCAAGTTGTAGAGAATTCTTCTGTCGCTTGA